In Candidatus Sericytochromatia bacterium, a genomic segment contains:
- a CDS encoding (2Fe-2S)-binding protein translates to MELRVNGQLLRCEAPAEMPLLWALRDLLGLTGTKFGCGQGLCGACTVLLDGVAARACITPVAAVGTRAVTTIEGLHPQGEHALQRAWRDRRVPQCGYCQPGQLMQAASLLREYPRPTDAQIDAAMAGNLCRCGTYPRIREAIHEAAGTTA, encoded by the coding sequence GTGGAACTGCGTGTCAATGGACAGCTCCTGCGCTGTGAGGCGCCTGCGGAGATGCCGCTGCTCTGGGCCTTGCGAGATTTGCTGGGACTTACGGGCACGAAGTTCGGGTGTGGTCAGGGCCTGTGTGGCGCCTGCACGGTCCTGCTCGATGGCGTGGCGGCACGGGCCTGCATCACGCCGGTGGCTGCTGTGGGGACGCGCGCGGTCACGACCATCGAAGGCTTGCACCCGCAAGGGGAGCACGCCCTGCAGCGCGCCTGGCGAGATCGTCGGGTGCCGCAGTGCGGTTACTGTCAGCCGGGCCAGCTCATGCAGGCCGCTTCCCTGTTGCGGGAGTATCCCCGACCTACGGATGCCCAGATCGACGCGGCCATGGCCGGCAATCTTTGTCGCTGTGGAACCTATCCGCGCATCCGCGAGGCCATTCACGAGGCGGCGGGGACCACGGCATGA
- a CDS encoding molybdopterin cofactor-binding domain-containing protein — MSRRGFLKGLAAGGLLLAVGSVSRSAQAETWGATGPLPRVPHDPLVWLAIAPDGTVTIVVHRSEMGQGSRSTLVAAVADELEADLARVRVVQAEGDEARYGSQNTDGSRSIRMDLTRLREVGAAARQMLIAAAARRWELPPDELLAIQHEVRHPPSGRHFDYGELAPEAFREPVPRAVKLKPMADLRVLGREGMPAFDLSDMLTGRAVYGADVVLPELVYAAIARPPVVGGRLSGCDTAAARRVPGVIAVETLPGASIPTGFKPLGGVAVLASNTWAAIQGRDALAPRWDDGPHQDYDSTAYQQELATLVAQPGRLVREQGNWETARREAARVLSATYHVPHLAQAPMEPLVATAHVTRDGCEIWAPTQHPQEARQTVASLLGLSVERVRVHVTLLGGGFGRKSKPDFIAEAAWLSRAIGRPVRVQWTREDDLRHGYYHAVSTQRIEAALDAQGRLQGLLHRTAFPSIASLFAPMFALRLLYDRPVDPELGMGFSDFPYAVPHLRLEAALAEPHVRIGWYRAVANLQHAFAVNSFLAELAAATRQDHRDLLLTLLGPDHRVEAPGWNYDGPAGQHPIDTARLRGVLDVVAREAGWGRDLPAGHGLGLAVHRSFLSYVAIALRVAISPKGQLHIPRVDVAIDCGFVANPDRVRAQLEGAVIMGLSNAMYGAITFAKGRASQANFHDYPVMRADAAPREIRTWLLPSEGPPGGVGEAGVPPVAPALCNAIFAATGHRVRELPLAQASLPFSLG; from the coding sequence GTGAGTCGTCGCGGATTCCTCAAGGGTCTGGCCGCCGGGGGGCTGCTGCTGGCGGTGGGAAGCGTGTCCCGTTCGGCCCAGGCCGAAACCTGGGGCGCGACCGGTCCCTTGCCGCGCGTCCCGCACGACCCGCTGGTCTGGCTGGCGATCGCGCCGGATGGGACGGTCACCATCGTGGTGCATCGCTCCGAGATGGGGCAGGGCAGTCGCTCGACCCTGGTCGCGGCGGTGGCCGATGAGCTCGAGGCGGATCTGGCCCGCGTGCGCGTGGTGCAGGCGGAGGGAGACGAGGCGCGCTACGGTTCCCAGAACACGGATGGATCGCGCAGCATTCGCATGGACCTGACGCGCCTGCGGGAGGTCGGGGCGGCGGCCCGCCAGATGCTGATCGCCGCGGCCGCCCGCCGCTGGGAGCTGCCGCCCGACGAACTGCTGGCGATCCAGCACGAGGTGCGTCACCCGCCCAGTGGGCGGCATTTCGACTATGGCGAACTGGCGCCGGAGGCCTTCCGAGAGCCCGTGCCCCGTGCCGTCAAGCTCAAGCCGATGGCGGACCTGCGGGTGCTCGGCCGCGAGGGGATGCCGGCCTTTGACCTGTCCGACATGCTGACCGGCCGGGCCGTTTACGGGGCCGATGTGGTCTTACCGGAACTGGTCTACGCGGCGATCGCCCGTCCGCCCGTCGTCGGCGGGCGCCTGTCAGGCTGCGACACGGCCGCGGCGCGGCGTGTCCCCGGGGTCATCGCGGTCGAGACCCTGCCTGGCGCGTCGATTCCGACCGGCTTCAAGCCGCTGGGGGGGGTGGCGGTGCTGGCTTCCAACACGTGGGCGGCCATTCAAGGCCGCGATGCGCTCGCGCCCCGCTGGGATGACGGCCCTCATCAGGATTACGATTCGACCGCCTATCAGCAGGAGCTGGCCACGCTGGTGGCGCAACCAGGCCGACTCGTGCGCGAACAGGGGAACTGGGAGACGGCACGTCGGGAGGCCGCGCGCGTGCTGTCGGCCACCTACCATGTGCCCCATCTGGCCCAGGCCCCGATGGAACCGCTCGTGGCGACCGCCCACGTGACGCGCGACGGCTGTGAGATCTGGGCCCCGACCCAGCATCCCCAGGAAGCCCGCCAGACGGTGGCCAGCCTGTTGGGGCTTTCCGTCGAACGGGTGCGCGTCCACGTGACGCTGCTGGGCGGCGGGTTCGGGCGCAAGTCGAAGCCGGATTTCATCGCCGAGGCAGCCTGGCTTTCCCGGGCGATCGGTCGCCCGGTGCGCGTGCAGTGGACCCGCGAAGACGACCTTCGCCACGGCTACTACCACGCCGTCAGCACCCAGCGGATCGAGGCAGCGCTCGATGCCCAGGGGCGTTTGCAGGGCCTGTTGCACCGCACCGCCTTCCCATCGATTGCCTCCCTGTTTGCGCCGATGTTCGCCCTGCGCTTGCTGTACGATCGCCCGGTCGATCCCGAACTCGGCATGGGCTTTTCGGACTTTCCTTATGCGGTGCCTCACCTGCGGCTGGAAGCAGCCCTGGCCGAACCTCACGTGCGCATCGGCTGGTATCGGGCGGTGGCCAACCTGCAGCACGCCTTCGCCGTCAATTCCTTCCTGGCCGAACTGGCCGCGGCCACGCGCCAGGACCATCGCGACCTGCTGCTGACGCTGCTCGGTCCGGACCACCGCGTCGAAGCGCCAGGCTGGAACTATGACGGCCCGGCCGGCCAGCATCCGATCGACACGGCCCGGCTGCGTGGCGTGCTCGACGTGGTGGCGCGGGAGGCCGGGTGGGGGCGGGACTTGCCAGCCGGACACGGCCTGGGGTTGGCCGTGCATCGGAGCTTCCTCAGTTACGTGGCGATCGCCCTGCGCGTCGCCATCTCGCCCAAGGGGCAACTGCACATTCCCCGCGTCGATGTGGCGATCGACTGTGGCTTCGTCGCCAATCCGGACCGGGTGCGCGCCCAGCTGGAGGGCGCCGTCATCATGGGGCTCAGCAACGCCATGTATGGCGCCATCACCTTTGCCAAGGGGCGCGCCAGCCAGGCCAATTTCCACGACTATCCGGTGATGCGGGCCGATGCGGCGCCCCGGGAGATTCGCACCTGGTTGCTGCCTTCCGAGGGGCCGCCGGGCGGGGTGGGGGAGGCGGGCGTCCCGCCGGTGGCGCCGGCCCTCTGCAACGCGATTTTTGCCGCCACGGGGCACCGGGTGCGGGAATTGCCGTTGGCCCAGGCCAGCTTGCCGTTCTCCCTGGGATAG
- a CDS encoding helix-turn-helix transcriptional regulator, with amino-acid sequence MPATSANRRKGNPPPFQTRFGALLRQYREEAGLTLRDMEERGPFTYSHLCRIERGARNPPDREDVIRLAAALEVDADELLVTAGYLPISAPPPPAIPSPQHGKHPATPEERRLVDEANARRIFAGFLSDPVFWEQTPDERRSTFRYLDGLLEEARRFSLRKAGQ; translated from the coding sequence ATGCCAGCCACATCAGCGAACCGCCGCAAAGGCAACCCACCGCCCTTCCAAACCCGTTTCGGCGCGCTCCTGCGTCAGTACCGGGAGGAAGCCGGGCTGACGCTGCGCGACATGGAAGAGCGCGGCCCGTTCACCTACTCCCACCTGTGCCGGATCGAGCGAGGCGCCCGTAATCCGCCCGATCGCGAGGACGTGATTCGCCTCGCGGCCGCGCTCGAGGTGGATGCGGACGAACTGCTGGTGACCGCAGGTTATCTGCCGATTTCAGCGCCTCCCCCGCCTGCCATTCCCTCGCCCCAGCACGGCAAGCACCCGGCCACGCCGGAGGAGCGCCGGCTGGTCGATGAGGCCAACGCACGCCGCATCTTCGCGGGGTTTCTGTCGGACCCGGTCTTCTGGGAACAAACGCCGGACGAGCGACGCTCCACCTTCCGCTACCTGGACGGCCTGCTCGAAGAGGCGCGCCGCTTCTCCCTGCGCAAGGCCGGCCAGTAG
- a CDS encoding response regulator transcription factor, whose translation MSKHIAIVEDDDAIRRLIAFLLENEGYATTGYEDAAQARRGIAASRPDLLIIDLMLPDQDGLSLCRWARERPETARLPMITLTARDQTVDKYEAYKAGFDGYIVKPFDPLELIFKVQAFLRLVSASEEEVRAEFGPPEFRLSPARYVVAVEGHEVALTRLETALLAHLMQHPKEVFSAEELADSVLTAIKGQARSVDAVHAHVRNLRAKIESDPKHPRWLKTLGRRGYFFEG comes from the coding sequence GTGTCCAAGCACATTGCCATCGTGGAAGACGACGACGCCATCAGACGCCTGATCGCCTTTCTGCTGGAAAACGAAGGGTACGCCACCACTGGTTACGAGGACGCCGCTCAGGCGCGGCGTGGCATCGCCGCCAGCCGGCCCGATCTGCTGATCATCGACCTGATGCTGCCCGACCAGGACGGGCTCTCGCTATGCCGCTGGGCGCGCGAGCGCCCGGAAACGGCCCGCCTTCCGATGATCACGCTGACGGCGCGCGACCAGACGGTCGACAAGTACGAGGCCTACAAGGCCGGCTTCGATGGCTACATCGTCAAACCGTTCGACCCGCTGGAGCTGATCTTCAAGGTGCAGGCCTTCCTGCGCCTGGTCTCCGCCTCGGAAGAGGAGGTCCGGGCCGAATTCGGCCCCCCGGAATTCCGCCTGTCCCCGGCGCGTTATGTCGTAGCGGTCGAGGGGCACGAGGTCGCCCTGACCCGCCTCGAGACGGCGCTGCTAGCGCATCTGATGCAGCATCCGAAGGAGGTTTTCTCGGCGGAGGAGCTGGCCGATAGCGTGTTGACGGCGATCAAGGGACAGGCCCGCTCGGTGGATGCGGTGCATGCGCACGTGCGAAACCTGCGCGCCAAGATCGAAAGCGACCCGAAGCATCCGCGCTGGCTGAAGACGCTCGGGCGACGCGGCTACTTTTTCGAGGGCTGA
- a CDS encoding urate hydroxylase PuuD, whose amino-acid sequence MDAHLREMLDLLLRWSHLVAGILWIGNSMLWNWLDRNLTPGDAADPLHEGTIWLVHSGGFYEMKKRQLEPHQLPPQLHWFWLQATTTWLTGVALLVVVYYMGGRAALVDTEIAPWSQGQAIALSVGLLVGCWLVYDVLWRSPLAQRPRLAAAVSLLLLAALAYGLTRTFNGQAAFLHLGAILGTLMVSNVWQHILPSQRELVRLTRAGERQELALAKAAKQRSIHNNYMTYPVLFTMLSGHFPSTYGGPHAWLVLLLLVLSGALVRHLMNLRFQWPAWRYALAATLAIALPLLYWLTRPAPLPATSGAPVAYAQVRAILQARCSECHATHPRHPAFATAAAGLALEDPTQVQAAASRIRAQAVDTRAMPPGNATGISEQERAILGAWIAQGARLNAP is encoded by the coding sequence TTGGATGCCCATCTGCGGGAAATGCTCGACCTGTTGCTGCGCTGGAGCCATCTGGTCGCCGGCATCCTGTGGATCGGCAACTCCATGCTCTGGAACTGGCTCGATCGCAACCTGACGCCGGGGGATGCGGCCGACCCGCTGCATGAGGGCACGATCTGGCTGGTTCACAGCGGCGGCTTCTACGAGATGAAGAAGCGGCAGCTGGAACCCCACCAGTTGCCGCCCCAGCTTCACTGGTTCTGGCTGCAGGCCACCACGACCTGGCTCACGGGGGTGGCCCTGCTGGTGGTGGTCTACTACATGGGCGGCCGTGCGGCCCTGGTCGATACCGAGATCGCTCCGTGGTCACAGGGGCAGGCGATCGCCCTCAGCGTGGGCCTGCTGGTGGGCTGCTGGCTCGTGTACGACGTGCTCTGGCGCTCGCCGCTGGCGCAGCGGCCGCGCCTGGCCGCTGCGGTTTCCCTGCTACTGCTCGCGGCGCTGGCTTACGGCCTGACCCGCACCTTCAACGGACAGGCCGCCTTCCTGCACCTGGGTGCGATTCTCGGCACCCTGATGGTGTCCAACGTCTGGCAGCACATCTTGCCGTCCCAGCGGGAGCTGGTGCGCCTCACCCGGGCCGGTGAACGTCAAGAACTGGCGCTGGCCAAAGCGGCCAAGCAGCGCTCCATTCACAACAACTACATGACCTACCCGGTCCTGTTCACGATGCTCTCAGGGCATTTCCCGAGCACCTACGGGGGGCCCCACGCCTGGCTGGTGTTGCTGCTGCTGGTCCTGAGCGGCGCCCTGGTGCGGCACCTCATGAACCTGCGCTTTCAGTGGCCTGCGTGGCGCTATGCCCTGGCCGCGACGCTGGCGATCGCGTTGCCGCTGCTCTACTGGCTGACCCGGCCGGCGCCGCTCCCCGCCACATCGGGAGCGCCCGTCGCCTACGCGCAGGTGCGCGCGATCCTGCAGGCACGCTGCAGCGAATGCCACGCGACGCATCCGCGCCATCCGGCCTTCGCGACCGCCGCCGCGGGGCTTGCGCTGGAGGATCCGACCCAGGTGCAAGCGGCCGCCTCGCGCATCCGGGCTCAGGCCGTCGACACGCGGGCCATGCCCCCCGGCAACGCCACGGGCATCAGCGAGCAAGAACGCGCCATCCTGGGCGCCTGGATTGCCCAGGGCGCTCGGCTGAACGCTCCCTGA
- a CDS encoding S8 family peptidase has translation MQPCLSLVALVLTACGNLPPAVPTPAVREGGVRAAGVRAAEEILVSFKPGVQAQPLLQRLGIKARARLAALNVLVVAAPDRAGALQALRRDPAVAWAEPNGVVRLPRPTGEAPALAFRVAQGGDPLIDQQWGLAKLEASAAWGVTPGRREVKVGVVDTGIYYKHPEFGDRVDPGFDFINRDDDARDDMMHGTHCAGIVAAGFDDGHGIAGVAPGVRLLAVKVMDQVGEGTWANIADGIVYATQRRCDIINLSLGASNSSYTLKQAVAYAVEAGVLVVAAMGNENTDTPSFPAAYPGVMAVGATKADDSRAGFSNVGAHISVAAPGHRILSTVLYGKYEAVSGTSMAAPHVAGLAALLKSAHPDWTAAQLRARIEATADDLGAPGQDPVFGHGRINARRALTEAR, from the coding sequence ATGCAACCCTGCCTCAGCCTCGTGGCCCTTGTGCTGACGGCCTGCGGGAACCTCCCGCCCGCCGTTCCCACGCCCGCGGTCCGTGAGGGCGGTGTTCGCGCGGCCGGCGTTCGCGCGGCCGAGGAGATCCTGGTGTCGTTCAAGCCGGGCGTGCAGGCGCAGCCCTTGTTGCAGCGCCTCGGCATCAAGGCACGCGCTCGCCTGGCAGCCCTGAACGTGCTGGTGGTCGCGGCCCCGGATCGGGCCGGGGCCCTGCAGGCTTTGCGCCGGGACCCAGCCGTGGCCTGGGCCGAGCCGAATGGGGTGGTGCGCCTGCCGCGCCCGACAGGGGAAGCGCCGGCCCTGGCCTTCCGCGTGGCGCAGGGGGGCGACCCGTTGATCGATCAGCAATGGGGCCTGGCCAAGCTGGAGGCGTCGGCCGCCTGGGGCGTGACGCCAGGGCGCCGCGAGGTCAAGGTCGGCGTGGTGGACACCGGCATCTACTACAAGCATCCGGAGTTCGGCGATCGCGTCGATCCGGGCTTCGACTTCATCAATCGGGACGACGACGCTCGGGACGACATGATGCACGGCACCCACTGTGCGGGCATCGTGGCCGCGGGCTTCGACGATGGGCACGGCATCGCCGGGGTGGCACCGGGCGTGCGTCTGCTGGCGGTCAAGGTGATGGACCAGGTCGGCGAGGGCACCTGGGCCAACATTGCCGATGGCATCGTGTATGCGACCCAACGGCGCTGTGACATCATCAACCTGAGTTTGGGGGCCTCCAACTCGTCCTACACCCTCAAACAGGCCGTGGCCTACGCTGTCGAGGCAGGGGTGCTGGTGGTGGCCGCGATGGGCAACGAAAATACCGACACCCCCAGCTTCCCCGCCGCCTACCCCGGGGTCATGGCCGTCGGTGCCACCAAGGCCGATGACAGCCGGGCCGGCTTCTCCAACGTCGGGGCCCACATCTCCGTGGCGGCCCCAGGCCATCGCATCCTCTCGACGGTCCTGTACGGAAAATACGAGGCCGTGAGTGGCACGTCCATGGCGGCGCCGCACGTCGCCGGCCTGGCCGCGTTGCTCAAGAGCGCCCATCCGGACTGGACGGCGGCTCAGCTCAGGGCTCGCATCGAAGCCACCGCCGATGATCTGGGCGCACCGGGCCAGGACCCGGTCTTCGGGCACGGCCGAATCAACGCGCGTCGGGCGCTGACGGAGGCCCGTTGA
- a CDS encoding TIGR00266 family protein has translation MRYEIAYQPSYSLAVVQLGPGEEIRCESGAMVSMSSDLVLEAKLNAGGEKKGFLSAALGAVKRSVLGGESFFITSIRATDKAGEVTLAPGTPGDIMAVQLGGRALLVQGGSYLASDMSVEVDTNFNLGRAVKNLVGGESLFFLRIAGSGTALLTSFGAVHEKKLAPGERYTVDSGHLVAYEEGVQMDVGMASEQGGFLKRGINSATTGEGLVMKFTGPGTIWMQTRNPDAFSSWLMKLLPIQREGAAAASPAGALAGAGGALIGGLFGGDDEG, from the coding sequence GTGCGCTACGAGATTGCTTATCAACCTTCCTATTCGCTGGCAGTGGTCCAACTGGGCCCCGGCGAGGAAATCCGCTGTGAGTCCGGTGCCATGGTCAGCATGTCGTCGGACCTGGTCCTGGAAGCCAAATTGAACGCCGGCGGCGAGAAAAAAGGCTTTTTGAGTGCCGCGCTCGGGGCGGTCAAGCGCTCCGTGTTGGGTGGTGAGAGCTTCTTCATCACCTCCATCCGCGCCACCGACAAGGCGGGTGAGGTGACCCTGGCCCCCGGGACCCCGGGAGACATCATGGCGGTGCAGTTGGGGGGACGGGCCCTGCTGGTGCAGGGTGGCTCCTATCTGGCGAGCGACATGAGCGTGGAGGTCGATACCAATTTCAACCTCGGTCGCGCCGTCAAGAACCTCGTCGGCGGTGAGAGCCTGTTCTTCCTGCGTATCGCAGGCAGCGGAACGGCCCTGCTGACGAGCTTCGGCGCGGTCCACGAAAAGAAGCTGGCCCCCGGCGAGCGCTACACGGTGGACAGCGGGCATCTGGTTGCTTACGAGGAAGGCGTGCAGATGGATGTGGGCATGGCGTCGGAGCAAGGCGGCTTCCTGAAGCGGGGCATCAACTCGGCCACCACCGGCGAAGGGCTGGTCATGAAGTTCACGGGCCCTGGCACGATCTGGATGCAGACCCGCAATCCCGATGCCTTCTCGTCGTGGCTCATGAAGCTGCTGCCGATCCAGCGCGAGGGAGCCGCGGCGGCCTCTCCCGCCGGGGCGCTGGCGGGTGCCGGTGGCGCCCTGATCGGCGGACTGTTCGGCGGCGACGACGAGGGTTAG
- a CDS encoding YkgJ family cysteine cluster protein encodes MSVSADGAITCVACGACCVAPDISTLCKPLGQPCRHLGADQLCRIYDDRPPVCRNYQPDAICLEVAPLPTLEARVARYLAIYGLADAATGSTL; translated from the coding sequence GTGAGCGTATCCGCCGACGGAGCGATCACCTGCGTGGCCTGCGGCGCGTGTTGCGTCGCGCCGGACATCAGCACCCTGTGCAAACCGCTCGGGCAGCCCTGTCGTCATCTGGGAGCTGACCAGCTCTGCCGGATCTACGACGATCGCCCGCCGGTTTGCCGCAATTACCAGCCCGATGCGATCTGTCTGGAGGTGGCCCCCCTGCCGACCTTGGAGGCCCGGGTGGCGCGCTATCTGGCCATCTACGGACTGGCTGACGCCGCCACGGGGTCAACCCTTTAG
- a CDS encoding PBP1A family penicillin-binding protein, with protein sequence MTIQRRRRSSSAPTRSLLKTWLVATLVLSATGAAGLATGVGFMVWHIPPVETLLAARPSGVTTIYDRRGRVVASLQNGENREIVPLDDIAVPMQQAVIASEDIRFYEHFGIDPRGIARALFSRGERGGGSTLTQQLAKNLFLSADRTLSRKVADMWLALQLERTLSKRQILEMYLNQVYFGHGAWGVEAAAKKYFGKKARELEAGEAALLAGLLPAPEYYSPYRNPKSIKGLQGIVLQRMVDAGFLSPAEAAEAASRKLNFANTPDYAYRAPYFTSQVLKQLTEKFGRDLVERGALRIHTTMDLTLQEEAEAIIRSGVARYAGFRVKQGALVAVEPGTGAIRALVGGTSYDASQFNRAVQALRQPGSTFKPFVYLTAFSKGYLPGSTVEDSPANFGGYRPQNYDHRFRGTVTFAQALAFSYNVPAVRVADMVGIQEVINTARLAGITSNMPPELSVALGSAEVTPLELAGAYATLGANGAYAEPHLIDRVEDQSGQLIEQTQARGTSVFADTAVAALHRCLSGVINFGTGAAAQFGRPAAGKTGTTSENRDTWFAGYTPDMACVVWLGNDDNSRLGGKATGGQLAAPLWSRFMRAAHRGLPVRGLPGANDPALDPNASATLDPQASLSLPTEPAPVAPPSASGPPLQPALEGSPLAEPLPETEWSTPEPLPPSPPQPEPTAVETVVPPAPATPEASAP encoded by the coding sequence ATGACCATTCAACGCCGCCGTCGCTCATCCTCCGCGCCCACCCGTTCCCTGCTCAAAACGTGGCTGGTGGCGACCCTGGTGCTATCCGCCACCGGGGCTGCGGGCCTGGCCACCGGCGTCGGCTTCATGGTCTGGCACATCCCGCCGGTCGAAACCCTGCTGGCCGCCAGACCCTCCGGAGTCACGACGATCTACGACCGCCGCGGCCGCGTGGTGGCCAGCCTGCAGAATGGGGAGAACCGCGAGATCGTTCCCCTGGACGACATCGCCGTGCCGATGCAGCAAGCTGTGATTGCCTCGGAGGACATTCGATTCTACGAGCATTTCGGCATCGACCCGCGGGGCATCGCACGCGCCCTGTTCAGTCGCGGTGAGCGGGGCGGGGGCAGCACCTTGACCCAGCAACTGGCGAAAAATCTGTTCCTGAGCGCCGACCGGACGCTCTCGCGGAAGGTGGCGGACATGTGGTTGGCCCTCCAGCTCGAACGCACCCTGTCGAAACGTCAGATCCTGGAGATGTACCTGAACCAGGTGTACTTCGGCCACGGGGCCTGGGGCGTCGAAGCGGCCGCCAAGAAATACTTCGGTAAGAAGGCGCGGGAACTGGAAGCCGGCGAAGCCGCCCTGCTGGCAGGCCTGCTGCCTGCCCCGGAGTATTACTCGCCCTACCGCAATCCCAAATCGATCAAGGGGCTGCAGGGAATCGTGCTGCAGCGGATGGTCGACGCCGGCTTCCTCTCCCCCGCCGAGGCGGCCGAAGCGGCCTCCCGCAAGCTGAACTTTGCCAATACCCCTGATTACGCCTACCGGGCGCCGTACTTCACCAGCCAGGTGCTCAAGCAGCTGACGGAAAAATTTGGTCGCGACCTGGTCGAAAGGGGGGCCCTGCGGATCCACACCACCATGGACCTGACCCTGCAGGAAGAGGCCGAAGCGATCATTCGCTCGGGCGTCGCCCGCTATGCCGGATTTCGCGTGAAGCAGGGTGCGCTGGTTGCCGTGGAGCCGGGCACGGGGGCCATCCGGGCCCTGGTAGGGGGCACCAGTTACGACGCCAGCCAGTTCAACCGCGCCGTCCAGGCCCTGCGTCAACCCGGGTCCACCTTCAAGCCGTTCGTGTACCTCACGGCCTTCAGCAAGGGCTACCTGCCGGGTTCGACCGTGGAGGACAGCCCGGCGAACTTCGGCGGATACCGTCCGCAAAACTACGACCACCGCTTCCGGGGCACGGTAACCTTCGCGCAGGCGCTGGCCTTCTCCTACAACGTCCCGGCCGTCCGGGTGGCCGACATGGTGGGAATCCAGGAGGTGATCAACACCGCACGCCTGGCCGGCATCACCAGCAACATGCCGCCGGAACTCTCCGTGGCGCTGGGGTCAGCCGAAGTCACCCCACTCGAGCTGGCCGGGGCCTACGCAACACTGGGGGCCAACGGGGCCTACGCCGAACCACACCTGATCGACCGCGTGGAAGACCAGAGTGGCCAGCTGATCGAGCAAACCCAGGCGCGCGGCACCTCAGTATTTGCAGACACGGCCGTGGCCGCCCTGCATCGCTGCCTTTCGGGGGTGATCAACTTCGGCACGGGCGCGGCGGCCCAGTTCGGGCGGCCCGCGGCAGGAAAAACCGGCACCACCAGTGAGAACCGGGACACCTGGTTCGCTGGTTACACGCCGGACATGGCCTGTGTCGTGTGGCTCGGCAATGACGACAACTCCCGGCTGGGCGGCAAGGCCACCGGGGGACAGCTGGCGGCGCCGCTGTGGTCCCGCTTCATGCGGGCGGCCCACCGGGGTTTGCCGGTTCGGGGCCTGCCCGGCGCCAACGACCCGGCGCTGGACCCCAACGCGTCGGCCACCCTGGATCCGCAGGCCAGCCTGAGCCTGCCGACCGAACCGGCGCCGGTGGCGCCCCCCTCGGCCAGCGGGCCGCCCCTGCAGCCGGCCCTGGAAGGCTCCCCCCTGGCGGAGCCGCTCCCGGAAACCGAGTGGAGTACCCCCGAGCCGCTGCCCCCCAGCCCGCCGCAGCCCGAACCGACGGCGGTCGAGACCGTCGTCCCGCCGGCCCCTGCGACGCCGGAAGCCAGCGCGCCGTGA
- a CDS encoding protein DA1, with protein MKTRMALLRAALTAISVGVLAAPAWADAPVCAMCGKEIGPGRYVQDQWRANFHLQHQSAPRCYYCARAISPFNTGGGVRYPGGREVCNICHHTAVVDPNQAAAALARVRQRMSSWGLQFDYGEIPVRLVDQATLNAMFGRGSASHDGNINGLTTKRWTKDDKGRVLAREVTISMLYGLPLEVYEKTMAHELMHAWMFLDSQPEHEPVLEEGVCNLAAYYVLQENPSDLANFTREAMWRSKDPVYGQGLRRAIAFVKRHEFSGLVKMLRERKGFPAGF; from the coding sequence ATGAAAACCCGAATGGCCCTGCTGCGCGCGGCGTTGACCGCGATATCGGTTGGTGTACTGGCCGCTCCCGCGTGGGCGGACGCTCCCGTTTGCGCCATGTGTGGCAAAGAAATCGGTCCAGGGCGATACGTCCAGGACCAATGGCGCGCCAACTTCCACCTGCAGCATCAGAGTGCGCCGCGCTGCTATTACTGCGCGCGTGCCATCTCCCCTTTCAATACCGGCGGCGGCGTGCGCTATCCGGGTGGTCGTGAGGTGTGCAACATCTGCCACCACACCGCAGTGGTCGATCCGAACCAGGCTGCCGCGGCGCTGGCGCGCGTGCGGCAGCGCATGAGTAGCTGGGGCCTGCAGTTCGACTACGGAGAGATTCCGGTCCGCCTGGTGGACCAGGCGACCCTCAATGCCATGTTTGGCCGGGGCAGCGCTTCCCACGATGGCAACATCAATGGGCTCACCACCAAGCGCTGGACCAAGGACGACAAGGGCCGCGTGCTGGCGCGCGAGGTCACGATTTCCATGCTTTATGGGCTGCCGCTCGAGGTCTACGAAAAGACCATGGCCCATGAACTGATGCACGCCTGGATGTTTCTCGACAGCCAGCCGGAACACGAACCGGTGCTCGAGGAAGGGGTCTGCAATCTGGCCGCCTACTATGTGCTTCAAGAGAATCCGAGCGATCTGGCGAATTTCACGCGAGAGGCCATGTGGCGCTCGAAGGACCCGGTTTACGGGCAGGGGTTGCGGCGGGCGATCGCCTTCGTCAAGCGCCACGAATTCTCCGGTCTGGTCAAGATGCTGCGTGAACGGAAGGGCTTTCCGGCCGGCTTCTGA